The following proteins are co-located in the Halopelagius inordinatus genome:
- the corA gene encoding magnesium/cobalt transporter CorA, producing the protein MISSLVYDAGDATEFRIDSEADLADARDAPGTTWVRVADPTDAELERITDIFGIHPLAVEDIQNDVRPKTEEFPAHTFVLVKTAVLRRGETTFEEEVRTRPVGLFVGSEWLVTITDEERPVSAVSQVWQSVENRDGRTLQYGPDFAAYRVTDRIVDGYFDLLDDVGETIEEIEDGVLAGPDEDVLEGLNAVRRDLLSFRKVVWPTREAIAVLSRGDAEYVREQTERYYRDVYDHLVEVVDLTETYRDLARGARDIYLNALSQSTNEVMKRLTVVATIFIPLTFVVGVYGMNFADSPYNMPELGWTFGYPAVMFGMTLVSGILLAYFRREGWM; encoded by the coding sequence ATGATCTCGTCGCTCGTCTACGACGCCGGCGACGCGACGGAGTTCCGCATCGACTCCGAGGCCGATCTCGCGGACGCGCGCGACGCCCCCGGGACGACGTGGGTTCGGGTCGCCGACCCGACGGACGCGGAACTCGAACGAATCACGGACATCTTCGGCATCCACCCGTTGGCGGTCGAGGACATCCAAAACGACGTGCGGCCGAAGACCGAGGAGTTCCCGGCGCACACGTTCGTCCTCGTGAAGACGGCGGTCCTCCGCCGCGGAGAGACGACGTTCGAAGAGGAGGTCCGGACGCGACCGGTCGGACTGTTCGTCGGTTCGGAGTGGCTGGTGACGATAACCGACGAAGAGAGGCCGGTGAGCGCGGTGTCGCAGGTGTGGCAGTCCGTCGAGAACCGGGACGGGCGGACGCTCCAGTACGGTCCGGACTTCGCCGCGTACAGGGTCACCGACCGAATCGTCGACGGCTACTTCGACCTCCTCGACGACGTGGGAGAGACGATAGAGGAAATCGAGGACGGCGTCCTCGCCGGGCCGGACGAGGACGTGCTGGAGGGGTTGAATGCGGTCAGACGCGACCTGCTGTCGTTTCGGAAGGTCGTCTGGCCGACGCGGGAGGCCATCGCCGTCCTCTCGCGCGGGGACGCCGAGTACGTCCGCGAACAGACGGAACGCTACTACCGCGACGTGTACGACCACCTCGTCGAGGTGGTCGATCTGACCGAGACGTACCGCGATTTAGCGCGCGGGGCGCGCGATATCTACCTCAACGCCCTCTCGCAGTCGACGAACGAAGTGATGAAGCGCCTGACCGTCGTCGCGACGATATTCATTCCGCTCACCTTCGTCGTCGGAGTGTACGGAATGAACTTCGCGGACAGTCCCTACAACATGCCCGAACTCGGGTGGACGTTCGGCTACCCTGCCGTGATGTTCGGGATGACTCTCGTCTCCGGTATCCTGCTTGCGTACTTCCGACGCGAGGGGTGGATGTAA
- a CDS encoding transcription initiation factor IIB — translation MSDTTIREYVSTERRPTEQTDEQTIDPEEENVCPECGGDLVADEEHGETVCTDCGLVVEEDEVDRGPEWRAFNSSERDSKSRVGAPTTHMMHDKGLSTNIGWQNKDAYGKSLSARQREQMQRLRTWNERFRTRDSKERNLKQALGEIDRMASALGLPENVRETASVIYRRALSDDLLPGRSIEGVATAALYAAARQAGTPRSLDELERVSRVDKMELTRTYRYVVRELKLEIQPADPEQYVPRFASDLDLSDEAERQARHLLRNAKEAGIHSGKSPVGLAAAAVYAAALLTNEKVTQSQVSDVASISEVTIRNRYKELLEADDRGIFA, via the coding sequence ATGAGCGATACAACAATCCGAGAGTACGTCAGCACGGAGCGACGACCGACAGAACAGACCGACGAACAGACGATAGACCCCGAAGAAGAGAACGTCTGCCCCGAATGCGGCGGCGACCTCGTCGCGGACGAGGAACACGGCGAGACGGTCTGTACCGACTGCGGACTCGTCGTCGAAGAGGACGAAGTGGACCGCGGCCCCGAGTGGCGCGCGTTCAACTCCTCGGAACGCGACTCGAAGTCCCGCGTCGGTGCGCCGACGACCCACATGATGCACGACAAGGGTCTCTCGACGAACATCGGCTGGCAGAACAAAGACGCCTACGGCAAGTCGCTGTCCGCGCGCCAGCGAGAGCAGATGCAACGTCTCCGCACGTGGAACGAGCGATTCCGCACGCGGGACTCGAAAGAGCGCAACCTCAAGCAAGCGCTCGGCGAGATAGACCGCATGGCCTCCGCGCTCGGTCTGCCCGAGAACGTCCGCGAGACGGCGTCGGTCATCTACCGCCGCGCACTCAGCGACGACCTGCTTCCGGGGCGCTCCATCGAGGGCGTCGCGACGGCGGCGCTGTACGCCGCGGCGCGACAGGCGGGCACTCCCCGCTCGCTCGACGAACTCGAACGCGTCTCTCGCGTCGACAAGATGGAACTGACCCGGACGTACCGATACGTCGTCCGCGAACTGAAGCTCGAAATCCAACCGGCCGACCCGGAGCAGTACGTCCCGCGGTTCGCCTCGGACCTCGACCTCTCAGACGAGGCCGAGAGACAGGCGCGCCACCTGCTTCGGAACGCCAAGGAAGCCGGTATCCACTCCGGGAAGTCGCCGGTCGGCCTCGCGGCCGCCGCCGTTTACGCGGCCGCCCTCCTCACGAACGAGAAGGTGACGCAGAGTCAGGTCAGCGACGTCGCGAGCATCTCGGAGGTCACCATCCGCAACCGCTACAAGGAACTCCTCGAAGCCGACGACCGAGGAATATTCGCGTAA
- a CDS encoding DUF7836 family putative zinc-binding protein, translated as MVEAFVRLLCPECRKDWESAPTDLSDPKKNFTCGACGATRRLAEFMRTERDLQTVKQFQ; from the coding sequence ATGGTCGAAGCCTTTGTTCGGCTGTTGTGTCCCGAATGCCGGAAGGACTGGGAGTCCGCCCCGACAGATCTGTCCGACCCGAAGAAGAACTTTACCTGCGGCGCCTGCGGGGCGACCCGGCGACTGGCGGAGTTCATGCGGACCGAACGCGACCTACAGACGGTGAAACAGTTTCAGTAG
- a CDS encoding translation initiation factor IF-2 subunit beta, giving the protein MDYEDTLDRALSETPDEAEDAHRFEVPDPTIRQEGNATVYENFEETYDRLARDRDHLLKFLQTELGTSASIDARGRARFTGSFRERRVADAIDEYVDAYVRCDECESPDTRLVDEQGATVLKCDACGALSPVPDQ; this is encoded by the coding sequence ATGGACTACGAAGACACTCTCGACCGGGCCCTATCCGAGACGCCGGACGAGGCGGAGGACGCACACCGCTTCGAAGTCCCCGACCCGACGATTCGACAGGAGGGAAACGCGACGGTGTACGAGAACTTCGAGGAGACGTACGACCGCCTCGCGCGCGACCGAGACCACCTGCTGAAGTTCCTTCAGACGGAACTCGGGACGAGTGCGAGCATCGACGCTCGGGGTCGGGCCCGATTTACGGGGTCGTTCAGAGAACGCCGAGTCGCCGACGCCATAGACGAGTACGTGGACGCGTACGTCCGGTGCGACGAGTGCGAGTCGCCGGACACGCGCCTCGTGGACGAACAGGGCGCGACCGTTCTCAAGTGCGACGCCTGCGGTGCGCTATCTCCGGTCCCAGACCAGTAA
- a CDS encoding UPF0058 family protein: MKKQELIHLHGLLAEVHSHVEKWEDDDVPLTAYNELGVRPTSIHKSKTDHKAAVFKLSKGITSSFEETTQERVAPKAD, translated from the coding sequence ATGAAGAAGCAGGAGCTCATCCACCTGCACGGCCTGCTCGCAGAAGTACACAGCCACGTGGAGAAGTGGGAAGACGACGACGTTCCACTTACTGCCTACAACGAACTTGGCGTCCGACCGACATCTATCCACAAGTCCAAGACCGATCACAAGGCGGCCGTGTTCAAACTGTCGAAAGGTATCACCTCGTCGTTCGAAGAGACAACGCAGGAACGCGTTGCTCCGAAGGCCGACTGA
- a CDS encoding DUF555 domain-containing protein encodes MDCRVVVEAAVPVYDVETPDEAIRIAISKTGEMLNPDLNYVEINMGSRTTPSGEELPPAFIAADEALVALELEMTVFNVEQEEHASRIARKEIGQLLENVPLKILSVEEIPDEGADDDGEESDDAATDDGDDTADDDDLIPEFEELVDDS; translated from the coding sequence ATGGATTGTCGAGTCGTCGTCGAGGCCGCAGTCCCGGTGTACGACGTCGAAACGCCCGACGAAGCCATCCGAATCGCCATCTCGAAGACGGGCGAGATGCTCAATCCGGACCTCAACTACGTCGAGATAAACATGGGGTCGCGAACCACCCCGTCGGGCGAAGAACTACCCCCCGCGTTCATCGCCGCCGACGAAGCCCTCGTCGCCCTCGAACTGGAGATGACCGTCTTCAACGTCGAACAGGAGGAACACGCCTCGCGCATCGCGCGCAAAGAGATCGGACAACTGTTAGAGAACGTGCCGCTGAAAATCCTCTCGGTCGAAGAGATACCCGACGAGGGCGCGGACGACGACGGTGAGGAGTCAGACGACGCCGCCACCGACGACGGCGACGACACCGCGGACGACGACGATCTGATCCCCGAGTTCGAGGAACTCGTCGACGACTCCTGA
- a CDS encoding DNA-3-methyladenine glycosylase family protein — protein MEFETGSLACSDLDGPFDLQATVESGQSYLWDRADGRMYDSMDVHGGEAWYETVVPPIEDVSDERMVVRVRQLDDRLEWEATGDAVPVLTHLLRLDDDLDAIYETTPDDPLLERAYDAYEGMRLVRDPPFPCLVSFICSAQMRVSRIHGMQMALAESYGDELEVEGRTFDAFPSPDRLADRTEAELRELGLGYRAPYVQRTAEMVAGGDDPADAVGMEYEAARERLTRFVGVGDKVSDCVLLFSLGFLEAVPLDTWIQSAIADHYPDCDRGSYRETSRAIRRRLGGRYAGYAQTYLFHYLRGGGA, from the coding sequence ATGGAGTTCGAGACCGGTTCCCTCGCGTGTTCCGACCTGGACGGCCCCTTCGACCTGCAGGCGACCGTAGAGAGCGGTCAGTCCTACCTCTGGGACCGCGCGGACGGTCGGATGTACGACTCGATGGACGTCCACGGCGGCGAGGCGTGGTACGAGACGGTCGTCCCGCCGATAGAGGACGTCTCCGACGAACGGATGGTCGTCCGCGTTCGACAACTCGACGACAGACTGGAGTGGGAGGCGACGGGCGACGCGGTGCCCGTCCTCACGCATCTCCTCCGTCTCGACGACGACTTGGACGCGATATACGAGACGACGCCCGACGACCCCTTGCTCGAACGCGCCTACGACGCCTACGAGGGGATGCGCCTCGTCCGCGACCCGCCGTTTCCCTGTCTCGTCTCCTTTATCTGCTCGGCACAGATGCGCGTCTCTCGCATCCACGGGATGCAGATGGCACTCGCGGAGTCGTACGGCGACGAACTCGAAGTCGAGGGCCGGACGTTCGACGCGTTCCCGTCGCCGGACCGTCTCGCGGACCGGACCGAGGCGGAACTCCGAGAACTCGGACTCGGATACCGCGCGCCGTACGTTCAGCGCACCGCAGAGATGGTCGCGGGCGGCGACGACCCCGCCGACGCCGTCGGTATGGAGTACGAGGCGGCCCGAGAGCGCCTGACGCGGTTCGTCGGCGTCGGCGACAAAGTGTCCGACTGCGTTCTGCTTTTCTCGCTCGGATTCCTCGAAGCCGTCCCCCTCGACACGTGGATTCAGTCCGCCATCGCCGACCACTACCCCGACTGCGACCGCGGGTCGTACCGAGAGACGTCGCGGGCGATTCGACGCCGACTCGGCGGTCGGTACGCCGGGTACGCCCAGACGTACCTCTTTCACTACCTCCGCGGCGGCGGGGCCTGA
- a CDS encoding mechanosensitive ion channel family protein, which produces MSTRRLGYGSLALALVFSFAAAFVAATALFGDATLGDQTLNAVVRKVLTVGTVLSSAYGVYALVTYAISGRFESKRRVHDARNVLRLCFGAVAAVGVLGVLTEEWVGVLFSLGVVGFAITFALQQPILSLIGWFYIMLKRPFAVGERIEVEETRGDVIEVGFLATELWEIHGHLVTTNQPSGRVVTVPNSQFLTSQVKNYSTLFEYVWSELTVQVAYETDLAFARQTMADVADDYLGDEMEDAITMYRRRLAQTPVDLDVPDRPTVNIVQKESWVELHLRFLSPPRGVTGTRNALYERIFEEFDEHDERIKFPLGRNR; this is translated from the coding sequence GTGTCAACACGACGACTCGGGTACGGTTCGCTGGCGCTCGCACTCGTATTCAGTTTCGCGGCGGCGTTCGTCGCGGCGACGGCACTGTTCGGCGACGCGACTCTGGGCGACCAGACCCTGAACGCCGTCGTCCGGAAGGTGCTCACCGTCGGAACGGTTCTCTCCTCTGCCTACGGCGTGTACGCTCTCGTCACGTACGCTATCAGCGGGCGTTTTGAGAGCAAACGCCGCGTCCACGACGCGCGGAACGTGCTTCGGCTCTGCTTCGGCGCCGTCGCCGCCGTCGGCGTCCTCGGCGTCCTCACCGAGGAGTGGGTCGGGGTGCTGTTCTCACTCGGGGTGGTCGGGTTCGCCATCACCTTCGCCCTCCAACAGCCGATTCTCTCTCTCATCGGCTGGTTCTACATCATGCTCAAGCGGCCGTTCGCCGTCGGCGAGCGAATCGAAGTCGAGGAGACCCGCGGCGACGTCATCGAGGTTGGATTTCTCGCGACCGAACTGTGGGAGATTCACGGCCACCTCGTCACCACGAACCAACCGTCCGGCCGGGTGGTCACGGTTCCGAACTCGCAGTTTCTCACCTCGCAGGTGAAGAACTACTCGACGCTGTTCGAGTACGTCTGGAGCGAGTTGACGGTGCAGGTGGCGTACGAGACAGACCTCGCGTTCGCCCGACAGACGATGGCCGACGTGGCCGACGACTACCTCGGCGACGAGATGGAGGACGCGATAACGATGTACCGGCGACGACTCGCGCAGACCCCCGTCGACCTCGACGTTCCCGACCGGCCGACGGTGAACATCGTTCAAAAGGAGTCGTGGGTCGAACTCCACCTCCGGTTTCTCTCGCCCCCGCGCGGCGTGACGGGGACCAGAAACGCCCTCTACGAACGTATCTTCGAGGAGTTCGACGAACACGACGAGCGAATCAAGTTCCCCCTCGGGCGCAACCGCTGA
- the malQ gene encoding 4-alpha-glucanotransferase, with protein sequence MRFERQSGVFMHLTSLPGPHGVGDLGDGARTFVDWLDSAEQSLWQFCPLGPTSSVLGNSPYQSYSAFAGNPLLVSLERLRERGYLTDDDVEPVPDFSDHEVEYERVGDYKREKLRAAYDRFESEASDDEREAFERFRERESSWLSGYALFMSLRTRYDGAWVDWPQEIRTRDEATLERLREELSEEIAYREFVQFVFDRQWRDLKEYANDRGVRLVGDLPIYVALDSADVWTAPEAFDLTEENEPAVVAGVPPNPGDDGQSWGNPLYDWEYLRENDYDWWMDRLKRLFELVDVTRIDHFKGFDEYWAIPADEPPSAGEWRDGPGAEFFEAVERELGDLPFVVEDLGFLDQSVVSLRDRFDFPGMRVPQYAGWCEQGHMYQPMHYPENCVAYTSTHDTNTLVGYYEDLPDDQRDCLNYNIGADGSEIHWSMIDAVWRSNAVLAFTTMQDVLGLGAETRFNVPGTAEGNWRWRCTEDRFDADCANRLASLTDEHIRD encoded by the coding sequence ATGCGATTCGAGAGACAGAGCGGCGTCTTCATGCACCTCACTTCGCTGCCCGGACCGCACGGAGTCGGTGACTTAGGAGACGGCGCTCGGACGTTCGTAGACTGGCTCGACTCGGCGGAGCAGTCGCTGTGGCAGTTCTGTCCGCTCGGCCCCACGTCGTCCGTCCTCGGCAACTCACCGTACCAATCCTACTCGGCGTTCGCCGGCAACCCGCTTCTCGTCAGTCTCGAACGACTGAGAGAACGGGGCTACCTGACCGACGACGACGTCGAACCCGTTCCCGACTTCTCGGACCACGAAGTGGAGTACGAACGCGTCGGCGACTACAAGCGCGAGAAACTCCGGGCGGCGTACGACCGATTCGAGTCCGAGGCGTCGGACGACGAACGCGAGGCGTTCGAACGGTTCCGCGAGCGAGAGTCCTCGTGGCTCTCGGGGTACGCCCTGTTCATGTCGCTCCGCACGCGGTACGACGGCGCGTGGGTGGACTGGCCACAGGAGATCAGAACGCGGGACGAAGCGACGCTCGAACGCCTCCGCGAGGAACTCTCAGAGGAGATTGCCTACCGCGAGTTCGTCCAGTTCGTCTTCGACAGGCAGTGGCGCGACCTGAAGGAGTACGCGAACGACCGCGGCGTGCGGTTGGTCGGTGACCTGCCCATCTACGTCGCCCTCGACAGCGCAGACGTCTGGACCGCCCCGGAGGCGTTCGACCTGACCGAGGAGAACGAACCCGCCGTCGTGGCGGGCGTCCCGCCGAACCCCGGCGACGACGGCCAGTCGTGGGGAAACCCCCTCTACGACTGGGAGTACCTCCGCGAGAACGACTACGACTGGTGGATGGACCGACTGAAACGGCTCTTCGAACTCGTCGACGTCACCCGCATCGACCACTTCAAGGGGTTCGACGAGTACTGGGCCATCCCCGCGGACGAACCGCCCTCTGCGGGCGAGTGGCGCGACGGGCCGGGCGCGGAGTTTTTCGAGGCCGTCGAACGCGAACTCGGTGACCTGCCGTTCGTCGTCGAGGACCTGGGGTTCCTCGACCAAAGCGTCGTGAGCCTCCGCGACCGGTTCGACTTCCCGGGCATGCGCGTCCCCCAGTACGCCGGGTGGTGCGAACAGGGCCACATGTACCAACCGATGCACTACCCCGAGAACTGCGTGGCTTACACCTCGACGCACGACACGAACACCCTCGTCGGCTACTACGAGGACCTCCCGGACGACCAACGGGACTGTCTCAACTACAACATCGGCGCTGACGGATCCGAGATTCACTGGTCGATGATCGACGCCGTCTGGCGGTCTAACGCCGTCCTCGCGTTCACGACGATGCAGGACGTCCTCGGACTCGGGGCCGAAACGCGGTTCAACGTCCCCGGCACCGCGGAGGGCAACTGGCGGTGGCGGTGCACCGAAGACAGGTTCGACGCCGACTGTGCGAACCGCCTCGCGAGTCTGACCGACGAACACATCCGCGATTGA
- a CDS encoding endonuclease/exonuclease/phosphatase family protein: MSRREALVGVGTAIGAVGGLGLAGSVSADETTEFEQPDDEGTLAACSFNVRYDNPEDDYPWGSRLPRVAETVDQIDPELLGVQEAQPNQFADLRETVTGYEWYGLGRDGDDESEAVPIAWYSDQFELRDKGVFWLSPTPDEPSVGWGAENPRISTWASLTHDETGADIWFCNTHFSHVDAEARRESAAIIRKRAEQRSENGEMVVITGDLNSVPTAPPYHVLTGQTGSAGSSPVVDGRREAGTTSVYGPWGTFHGFTDELRDRIDYVFTPAEAEVLQYRTLGIREGAYRSDHLPIVAHFEP; encoded by the coding sequence TTGTCACGACGTGAAGCGCTCGTCGGTGTCGGAACCGCCATCGGTGCGGTCGGTGGTCTGGGTCTCGCGGGGAGCGTCTCCGCCGACGAGACGACGGAGTTCGAGCAACCGGACGACGAGGGAACGCTCGCGGCCTGTTCGTTCAACGTCCGGTACGACAATCCGGAAGACGACTACCCGTGGGGGTCGCGTCTCCCGCGGGTCGCCGAGACGGTCGATCAGATCGACCCCGAACTGCTCGGCGTCCAAGAGGCTCAGCCGAACCAGTTCGCCGACCTGAGAGAGACGGTGACCGGCTACGAGTGGTACGGACTCGGCCGCGACGGAGACGACGAGAGCGAAGCCGTCCCGATAGCGTGGTACTCGGATCAGTTCGAACTGCGGGACAAGGGCGTGTTCTGGCTCTCGCCGACGCCCGACGAACCGAGCGTCGGGTGGGGAGCCGAGAACCCGCGCATCTCGACGTGGGCGAGTCTGACCCACGACGAGACGGGCGCGGACATCTGGTTCTGCAACACTCACTTCTCCCACGTCGATGCGGAGGCCCGCCGCGAGTCGGCCGCCATCATCCGAAAGCGGGCAGAACAGCGCTCGGAGAACGGCGAGATGGTCGTCATCACCGGCGACCTCAACTCGGTCCCGACGGCCCCGCCGTACCACGTCCTCACGGGTCAGACGGGGTCCGCCGGGTCGAGTCCCGTCGTGGACGGCCGCCGCGAGGCGGGGACGACATCGGTGTACGGTCCGTGGGGTACCTTCCACGGCTTCACCGACGAGTTACGGGACCGAATCGACTACGTCTTCACTCCCGCGGAGGCCGAGGTACTCCAGTATCGGACGCTCGGAATCCGCGAGGGGGCGTACCGTTCCGACCACCTCCCTATCGTCGCGCACTTCGAGCCCTGA